GAAACTGTCGAGTCTGGAAGGCGTATGTAGTAACCGGTCAAGGTTGATAGAAAGTTAGCGGTGTAGATATATGATAGAAAAGATCGTTCTGGCCAGGCACCAGGGATTCTGCATGGGGGTGGAACGAGCCATCAAAATAGCCGACGAAACAGCAGAGACACGAAGCAACGACGGCGCGGTGACGATCCTGAATGAAATCGTGCACAATGAAGCAGTGGTGGAAGGTTTCCGCGAACGCGGGGTTGGCCAGGCAACGGCGGTGAGCGAGGTCGATTCCGGCCTTTTAATTATCTCGGCCCATGGAATCTCTCCCGGCGTCGTCGAAGCGGCCGAATCCAAAGGCCTGGAAGTGATCGACGCCACCTGTCCGCTGGTGACGCGGATCTACCGTATTATCAAGCGTGCAATCGGTAAAGGACTGCATGTAATCCACTATGGCGATCCACACCACGATGAAACAGCCGGCATAGTCGGACACGCACCGGACAAAATCACGGTGGCGGCGAATAACGAAGAACTCCTCGCCCTGCCCGACTGGCCGGACCGCAAACTCGGCTTGACTGTTCAAACGACGGCGCACGCCCAGCAATTTGAAGAGGTCGAACAACTGGCCC
The DNA window shown above is from Candidatus Zixiibacteriota bacterium and carries:
- the ispH gene encoding 4-hydroxy-3-methylbut-2-enyl diphosphate reductase, yielding MIEKIVLARHQGFCMGVERAIKIADETAETRSNDGAVTILNEIVHNEAVVEGFRERGVGQATAVSEVDSGLLIISAHGISPGVVEAAESKGLEVIDATCPLVTRIYRIIKRAIGKGLHVIHYGDPHHDETAGIVGHAPDKITVAANNEELLALPDWPDRKLGLTVQTTAHAQQFEEVEQLAQSKWPHIEVFNTICNATTQRQDAIMEMAPIVDMILVVGSQTSANSKRLASISDDLCGTGVLIESAADIKPEWFGANTGVANVGVSAGASTPQFLVDDVVSRLVELADKPIDIVRLKDTERPKRVKAKAN